The Streptomyces sp. NBC_01142 genomic interval TCCATACGAACCCACCGGAACGATGCACCGGGCCCGAGCGCCTCCGCCCGGTGGGCGACCGCCGCCTCCCAGTTGTCGATTGTCACGGTCTGCGCGAAGGGTGCCAACAGCTCCACGCGCCGCTCGCGAAGGCTGTGGTCACTGTCCTGCCGGGACTTTTCGTCCTCCCACCACGATCCCACCAGGAGCTTGCCGAGCTCGCGGTCGACGAACAAGCCCGTGCCGCGGTAGCCCGGCTGGTCCGACAGCAGCTGGCGCCCTTCGGTGCGGATCGCATCGGCCGCGCCGTCGAGCTGGGCCGGATCACCTGTGACGTAGATGGTGCGAACGTACATAGCGCCCTTTCCTGCCATCCGGCTGCCCATCTGCGATGGCGCTGTGCCGGGCACTGGGCGAGCCCCGGGTGGGCTCGTGTCCCGCACTCCATGCGACGGCCGGGGCGGGTGGGAAGCAACGCGGCCGGGGCGTTCGGGTGACTGCCGGGCCGGCCCTGCCGGGCCGGACTCCGTCGCGAGTCCGGCCCTCCGCTTCGTGGTCAGATTCCGTCGACGGCGGCGACGGTGAACGGGGTCTGCGGGGTCCCCGGGCCCATCGGGCCGCCCTTGTCGAACTGCGAGCGGACCACCAGCAGGCGCCCGCCCCGGCGGACCAGGGTGGTGGGGATCTGCAGTGCCTCGTCGGTGATCCGGCGTTCCACGCGGGCCCGGGTGCCGTCGCCCGAGAGGTGCCAGCGGCTGATCGTATTGCTGGCGTTGTGCGCTGCCCAGAGCGTGCCGTGGCGCAGTTCGAGGCCGTCCGCGTGCCGCAGGTCGCCGCCGTGCAGGGCGACTTCACGGGTCCTGCCCGAGGCCAGGTCGACCCGGTAGAGGCCGCCGCCGTTCATGTCGACCGTCAGCACGTAGCGGCCCGACGGGTCGGCGACGATGCCGTTGAGGGCGAAGGTGTCACGGGCGTCCGGCGCGACCGCGGCGGAGACGTCGAAGCGGGCGGTGAGCGTGGCCTGCCCGGTGCCCGCCGCGGCCCGCGCCAGCTGGGCCGGGGTGACGCGGTAGACAACGGCGCGCACGCTGTCGGTCAGATAGGCGCTGCCGTCCGGGGCGATGGCGAGGTCGTTGACGAAGGACGCCGCCTCGCCGGGCACGTCGAAGCGGGCGAGCAGCCTGCGTTCGCGGATGTCGTACACCGCCACGCCCGCGGTGGAGTCGGTGACCCACAGCCGGCCGGCGCGGTCCACCTTCAAGCCGTTGGCGGTGGCCCGTCCGTCCGTGCCGGCGGGCAGAAACACCTGCGCGGTGCGGTGGCCCGGGGTGATCCGGTAGACCGCCCCGGTGGCGTACGACCCCACGTACACATCTCCGGTCCGCGGGTCTGCGGCGATGCCCTCCGGGTACACCCGGTCGCCGGGAAGTTGGTAGGCGGTACGGATCCGGGCCTGCGCGCTCTCCTGGACCTGGGGGCCGGGCTGCGGGGGAGCCGCCTGCGCCGCGTGGGCGAGCGGCAGGACGGTGGCCAGGGCAAGGGCCGCGACGGCCACGGGATGGTGCCGGAAGGAACGGGGCATGGTGCCTCTCTCGCTCATTGATTGAGTACGAACTGTAGTTAGAGCTCTAATAATCGTCAAGGTTCTAATGATGGTGTGGTCGCTACGATGCGTGGATGACGTCCATGCCCGCCGCCGAGCGACTCGGCTCGCATCTCAAGCGCGCCGAACAGGCCCTCAACGCGACCAAGCACGCTGCGCTCAGGCCGGCCGGGCTGACCGTCCCGCAGTACGCCGCTCTGCTGCTCCTCTCGGAGAGTCCCGGTATCTCCGCCGCCGCGCTGTCACGGGCGTGCGGGGTCACGCCCCCGACCATGAACACGGTGCTGAAGAACCTCCAGGCGCGCGGCCTGATCGAGCGCACCCCGCACGAGTGGCACAAGAACGTCCTGGAGGCCCGCCTGACGGAGGAGGGCAAGGCCGTCATGGCCGACGCGGACGCCAGGGCCATCCGGGTCGAGCGTGCCCTCGCGGACGAGTTCACCCAGGAGGAGCGAGAGTCGCTCGTCGCCCTGCTGGGCCGCTGCGTCGGCCTTCTCGAATCGGTCAGGCCCGCATAGGAAAAGCCCGCACAGGAAAAGCCCGCATAGGAAAAGCCCGCACAGGAAAAGCCCGCCGACCTGCTCCTGGCCTGGGCCTGGGCGGTCGGCGGGCTCTTTCGGTCCGTCGATTTGCGGCTACACGGGCTGGCCGATCGGCCTGATGATCACGTTGTTGATGTCGACACCGCCCGGCTGGTTGATCGCCCATACGACGGAGTCGGCGATCTGGTCGGCGGTCAGCAGGATTCCGTCGGGGAGCCCGCCCATCCCCTCCCAGAACGGGGTCTCCACGCGCCCCGGGGCGATCAGGGTCACGCCCACGCCGTCACCCGTCACCATGCGGCGGGTGTTCTCGGCGAGGCCCGTCACCGCCCACTTGGTCGCCCCGTAGATATTGCCCGGGGTGTGGACGAAGCCCGCGACGCTGCCGACGAGGACGATCCGGCCGCGGGTCTCCTTCAGGGCGGGCAGGGCGGCCCTGATGAGCAGCGCCGGGCCGAGCACGTTCGTCAGGACCATCTCGCGCCAGCCGGTCGGGTCCCCGTCGGCGAGGGTGTCATGGGTGGCGAAACCGGCGTTGGCGACGACCGTGTCCAGTCGCCCGAATTCCTGCACGGTGGCATCGACGGCCGACTGGACCGCGTCGTGGTCGGCGGCGTCTCCGGGGAGCGTCAACAGGCCTTCCGGCTTGCCGAGTTCCTCCGCGAACCGGCGGAGACGGTCGTTGCTGCGCCCGGTGATCGTCACCCGGTGGCCCTGGTCCAGCAGCTGCCGGGCCGTTGCCGCCCCGATGCCGCTGCCACCGCCGGTGATCAGAGTGACAGGAGAGTCGGTCATGCGTGCCCCCAGAATCGTGTGACGGCGTCGGGGCGGGGCCCGTCGGGCAGGCCAACTGCCCTTGCCGTGGCGGGATTCCATCACTTGGAGCGCACTCGATGTCAATGCCGATCAATGCCGATCCGTGCCACTCCGTCGGCAGTGGCGATCAGGCCATAGCGATCAGGCGGCGGTGATCAAGCCAGGGTGATCAGGGCTGCGATCGCCGGGCCGAACGCCCCGCCCAACTGGTAGCAGAGGCTGAACAGGCCAATCGTGGTGGGTCGTTGGGAGTCCGGGGCGGCCTGCGTGGCGTACACCGCGAGGGTCGCCTGGCCCGCCGAGGTCGTGAAGACGGCCATGGCGGCGACCAGCAGGAGCAGCGGCGCCCACG includes:
- a CDS encoding antibiotic biosynthesis monooxygenase → MYVRTIYVTGDPAQLDGAADAIRTEGRQLLSDQPGYRGTGLFVDRELGKLLVGSWWEDEKSRQDSDHSLRERRVELLAPFAQTVTIDNWEAAVAHRAEALGPGASFRWVRMEVEPSDVDLLVETFRNTTLPKLRTIPGLAGTSLLIDRTKGRAAVGVLYTDHHALAASRGAVAALRGEANAKARVTTRSLEEFEVVLATAVPPS
- a CDS encoding SMP-30/gluconolactonase/LRE family protein yields the protein MSERGTMPRSFRHHPVAVAALALATVLPLAHAAQAAPPQPGPQVQESAQARIRTAYQLPGDRVYPEGIAADPRTGDVYVGSYATGAVYRITPGHRTAQVFLPAGTDGRATANGLKVDRAGRLWVTDSTAGVAVYDIRERRLLARFDVPGEAASFVNDLAIAPDGSAYLTDSVRAVVYRVTPAQLARAAAGTGQATLTARFDVSAAVAPDARDTFALNGIVADPSGRYVLTVDMNGGGLYRVDLASGRTREVALHGGDLRHADGLELRHGTLWAAHNASNTISRWHLSGDGTRARVERRITDEALQIPTTLVRRGGRLLVVRSQFDKGGPMGPGTPQTPFTVAAVDGI
- a CDS encoding MarR family winged helix-turn-helix transcriptional regulator yields the protein MTSMPAAERLGSHLKRAEQALNATKHAALRPAGLTVPQYAALLLLSESPGISAAALSRACGVTPPTMNTVLKNLQARGLIERTPHEWHKNVLEARLTEEGKAVMADADARAIRVERALADEFTQEERESLVALLGRCVGLLESVRPA
- a CDS encoding SDR family oxidoreductase is translated as MTDSPVTLITGGGSGIGAATARQLLDQGHRVTITGRSNDRLRRFAEELGKPEGLLTLPGDAADHDAVQSAVDATVQEFGRLDTVVANAGFATHDTLADGDPTGWREMVLTNVLGPALLIRAALPALKETRGRIVLVGSVAGFVHTPGNIYGATKWAVTGLAENTRRMVTGDGVGVTLIAPGRVETPFWEGMGGLPDGILLTADQIADSVVWAINQPGGVDINNVIIRPIGQPV